In one window of Camelina sativa cultivar DH55 chromosome 15, Cs, whole genome shotgun sequence DNA:
- the LOC104745779 gene encoding probable beta-1,3-galactosyltransferase 13, which produces MPSSPKLFHARPSFFTRRSTPLIVFASLAIGLTGFLFGLSTILFPGLRLSGRTCLTSLPPKTVKIVWDVAGNSIVNNGAGGQVKRHKVMGFVGIQTGFRSAGRRRALRNTWMPSDPDGLRRLEESTGLAIRFIIGKTKDEAKMAELRREIAEYDDFVLLDIEEEYSKLPYKTLAFFKAAYALYDSEFYVKADDDIYLRPDRLSLLLAKERSHSQTYIGCLKKGPVFTDPKLKWYEPLADLLGKEYFLHAYGPIYALSADVVTSLVALKNNSFRMFSNEDVTIGAWMLAMNVRHENLHTLCEPECSPHSIAVWDIPKCSGLCNPEKRMLELHKLDSCSKSPTLPSDDDE; this is translated from the exons ATGCCATCTTCTCCTAAGCTATTTCACGCGCGTCCATCATTCTTCACGCGCCGATCGACGCCTTTGATCGTCTTCGCTTCTCTAGCAATCGGTCTCACCGGTTTCCTTTTCGGACTATCCACGATTCTATTCCCGGGTCTCCGGTTATCAGGCCGGACCTGCCTCACCAGCTTGCCTCCGAAGACGGTGAAGATCGTCTGGGACGTCGCTGGTAATAGCATCGTTAATAATGGAGCTGGGGGCCAAGTGAAGAGACACAAGGTTATGGGGTTCGTTGGAATCCAGACCGGGTTCAGATCAGCTGGCCGGAGACGAGCTCTCAGGAACACGTGGATGCCGTCCGATCCAGATGGACTTCGACG ATTGGAAGAATCAACAGGATTGGCTATCAGGTTTATTATAGGCAAAACCAAAGATGAGGCTAAAATGGCTGAGCTTAGGAGGGAAATCGCAGAGTATGATGATTTTGTACTGCTTGATATTGAGGAGGAGTACAGTAAGCTCCCATACAAAAC TTTGGCTTTCTTCAAAGCTGCATACGCCCTATATGATTCAGAATTCTATGTCAAAGCTGATGATGATATATACTTGAGGCCAG ATCGATTGTCTTTGCTGTTGGCTAAAGAGCGGAGTCACTCGCAGACATACATTGGATGCCTGAAAAAGGGTCCAGTTTTCACAGATCCAAAACTCAAATG GTATGAACCTTTGGCAGATCTGCTCGGGAAAGAGTACTTTCTTCATGCTTATGGCCCCATATATGCTCTTTCTGCTGATGTTGTCACAAGTTTGGTTGCCCTAAAGAACAACAG TTTCAGGATGTTTAGCAACGAGGATGTGACAATAGGTGCGTGGATGCTGGCAATGAACGTTAGACACGAGAATCTTCACACCCTTTGTGAACCAGAGTGCTCACCACACTCCATTGCTGTTTGGGATATACCAAAATGCTCAG GTCTTTGTAACCCAGAGAAAAGGATGTTGGAACTTCACAAGCTAGATAGCTGCTCAAAGAGTCCGACCTTGCCAtcggatgatgatgaatga
- the LOC104745778 gene encoding TPR repeat-containing thioredoxin TTL2-like — MLKPLLPEPDCVVADKPDSIIINVDHGSPITPLQTRSTSTETTSSGSCSSSSSGSVTGHAGHTRKPSSDRPVSSSGDQSSKSNKAQSFKSNTPSAAKSSTPSAAQSKSRNGSAVSQLGSSSPARAQSRSSSQVGVKTGCPKTVTGNIRPSNSVSSTTRTKPSVKSSSALQQHVQILPGGNLFPSGKVQITGMTQEKPRSMALGPGSAKSYGYGSIIPGNNLSPVKPTRTSGSSSSSSSSVLPLAIRISSDAEIPWKVALYSSNPEEVKRIGNDMFKKGCFTEALKLYDRAIELSPSNATYHSNRAAALSSLGQIGEAVNECEKAIKLDPKFARAHHRLAFLLLRLGYVDSAGIHFYSVQEPSDPKVVKMLQQIDRHLNKCTYARRRGEWNIVLTEVSAAIASGADSSPQLAMCKVEALLKLLRLDDAQRELELVPKVEPIPVSFARTRFFDMICEAYTYFVKSQMELALGRFENAVTTAEKASEMDPQNSEVETLYRNVRSVTRARDRGNDLYELERYTEASSAYGEGLKYDPSNATLLSYRADCFFKVGMWESSIEDCNHALLILPRYTKPRLQRAASYSKLERWAEAVSDYETLRKELPYDKQLAESLFHAQVALKKSRGEVVLNMEFGGEVEEISSLEELKAALTRPGVSIVHFFRASDPQCKEMSMFMDALCVRYPSLHFLKVEIVKCPAVGDAERVRVVPTFKIYKLGIRMKEIVCPSKEALEKTVRHYGL; from the exons ATGTTAAAGCCTCTGTTACCGGAACCTGACTGTGTCGTCGCCGATAAGCCagatagtattattattaatgtgGATCATGGATCACCAATTACACCGCTTCAGACTCGTTCCACCTCTACGGAAACCACTAGTAGTGGCAGTTGTAGTTCTAGCTCCTCTGGATCGGTTACGGGCCATGCTGGACATACAAGAAAACCCAGTTCGGATCGGCCCGTTTCGTCTTCCGGCGATCAATCCTCTAAGTCGAACAAAGCTCAATCCTTTAAGTCTAACACACCCTCCGCCGCTAAATCTAGTACTCCCTCCGCCGCACAATCAAAGTCGAGGAATGGCTCCGCCGTCTCTCAGTTAGGGTCTAGTAGTCCTGCCCGCGCTCAATCTCGTTCGAGCAGCCAAGTTGGCGTTAAGACAGGATGCCCAAAGACCGTAACTGGGAATATAAGACCATCTAACTCTGTTTCGAgtacaacaagaacaaaaccatcGGTTAAAAGCTCAAGTGCGTTGCAACAGCATGTCCAAATACTTCCCGGCGGGAACCTTTTCCCGTCGGGGAAGGTACAGATTACAGGCATGACTCAAGAGAAACCAAGAAGCATGGCTCTTGGGCCAGGTAGTGCTAAGTCATACGGGTACGGTAGCATAATCCCTGGAAACAACTTATCTCCGGTGAAGCCAACGAGGACgtctggttcttcttcttcttcttcttcctctgttttgccTTTAGCTATCCGTATCTCTAGCGACGCGGAGATACCGTGGAAGGTTGCTTTATATAGTTCGAATCCAGAAGAAGTTAAGAGAATTGGAAACGATATGTTCAAGAAAGGTTGTTTCACTGAGGCTTTGAAGTTGTACGATCGAGCAATAGAGTTATCACCAAGTAATGCGACTTACCATAGCAATCGAGCAGCTGCATTGTCTAGTTTGGGTCAGATTGGTGAAGCTGTGAATGAGTGTGAAAAAGCTATTAAGTTGGATCCAAAATTTGCAAGGGCTCATCACCGTTTAGCCTTCTTGCTTCTTAG ATTAGGTTATGTCGATAGTGCAGGGATACACTTTTATTCAGTGCAAGAACCATCAGATCCTAAGGTGGTGAAGATGCTTCAACAAATAGATAGACACTTGAACAAATGCACATATGCTAGAAGACGAGGTGAATGGAATATAGTTTTGACAGAAGTAAGTGCAGCCATTGCGTCTGGAGCTGATTCTTCTCCTCAG CTAGCTATGTGTAAAGTTGAAGCACTACTGAAACTCCTACGGCTTGATGATGCTCAAAGAGAACTAGAATTAGTCCCCAAAGTAGAACCAATCCCGGTTTCGTTCGCACGGACTAGGTTTTTTGATATGATATGTGAAGCTTACACATATTTTGTCAAATCCCAAATGGAGTTGGCTCTAGGGAG GTTTGAAAATGCAGTTACAACTGCAGAGAAAGCTTCAGAGATGGATCCACAAAACTCTGAAGTTGAAACGTTGTATAGAAATGTTAGATCAGTTACTAGGGCGCGTGATCGTGGTAACGATCTTTATGAATTAGAAAGATACACTGAAGCAAGCTCAGCTTATGGTGAAGGCCTTAAATATGATCCATCCAATGCTACTCTATTAAGTTATAGAGCAGATTGTTTCTTTAAAGTTGGGATGTGGGAGAGTTCGATCGAAGATTGTAACCATGCATTGCTCATTCTACCAAGATACACAAAGCCTCGTCTTCAAAGGGCTGCTTCATATAGCAAG TTGGAAAGATGGGCTGAAGCAGTGAGCGACTATGAGACCTTAAGAAAGGAACTGCCTTATGACAAGCAATTGGCTGAGTCTTTATTTCACGCTCAAGTTGCATTGAAGAAATCTCGCGGCGAAGTAGTTCTAAACATGGAGTTTGGAGGTGAAGTTGAGGAAATCTCTAGTCTTGAAGAGTTAAAAGCTGCATTAACCCGTCCTG GAGTTTCCATTGTACACTTTTTTAGAGCATCTGATCCACAATGCAAGGAGATGTCTATGTTCATGGACGCATTATGTGTTCGTTACCCATCTTTGCATTTCCttaag GTGGAGATTGTAAAGTGTCCAGCAGTGGGTGATGCAGAGAGAGTGAGAGTTGTGCCAACATTCAAGATTTACAAACTTGGGATTCGGATGAAAGAGATTGTGTGTCCAAGCAAGGAAGCACTAGAGAAAACAGTGAGACATTATGGCCTTTag